The following are encoded in a window of Ogataea parapolymorpha DL-1 chromosome VII, whole genome shotgun sequence genomic DNA:
- a CDS encoding Membrane protein involved in Golgi transport, with protein sequence MIWLTEVQKFGVGFTAGGVLLFFLGVVTFFDSALLAMSNLLFIIGLVLIIGPQKTVYFFTRPQKIRGSICFLFGVLLILMKYSFWGFLVESFGILGLFGEFFATVVQFLRSLPYIGPILSNPFIGPVLDRLAGVRVLPV encoded by the exons ATGATTTGGCTGACCGAAGTACAAA AATTCGGCGTTGGCTTCACTGCGGGTGGAGTCctgctttttttcttgggCGTTGTCACTTTCTTTGATTCGGCCCTGCTTGCGATGAGTAACCTATTGTTCATCATTGGATTGGTGCTCATTATTGGTCCGCAGAAAACCGTGTACTTTTTCACCAGACCACAAAAGATCAGAGGGTCCATTTGCTTTCTGTTTGGAGTTCTTCTCATATTGATGAAATATTCGTTTTGGGGATTTTTAGTAGAAAGTTTTGGCATTTTGGGATTATTCGGAGAGTTTTTTGCTACAGTGGTGCAGTTCCTTAGATCTCTTCCTTACATTGGCCCAATTCTCTCGAACCCGTTTATTGGTCCTGTTCTGGACAGATTGGCCGGTGTTCGAGTTCTGCCAGTGTGA
- a CDS encoding Protein transport protein YIP1, producing MSYYQQPNLGFYNGPSQQSLYNGSIPTGSMQTSYSYAGGDQDQPPLSKGVLAAFSSSGYPGEPPLLEELGINFNHIKSKTLAVLNFKSSSLSEDIIQDSDLAGPLIFCLLFGTLLLLSGKTHFGYIYGVALFGTVSLHWLFKLMSNNTSDNNLDFLRTASVIGYCLLPLVILSGIAVLIRLDNTLGYVLACLAIFWCTFSSSGFFVRVLNLSNARPLVAYPLAMFYSVFALMAIFVEKKE from the coding sequence ATGTCCTATTACCAGCAACCAAATCTCGGCTTCTACAACGGTCCGTCACAACAAAGCCTGTACAATGGGTCGATTCCCACTGGATCAATGCAAACAAGCTACTCCTATGCTGGAGGAGACCAAGATCAACCACCCTTGAGCAAAGGCGTCCTCGCAGCGTTCTCCAGCAGTGGCTATCCTGGGGAGCCTCCATTGTTGGAGGAACTGGGAATTAACTTCAATCACATTAAATCGAAAACACTGGCGGTCTTGAACTTCAAATCCAGTAGTTTGAGTGAAGATATTATCCAGGACTCAGATTTGGCTGGACCACTGATATTCTGTCTGCTGTTTGGTACCCTGCTTCTGCTTTCAGGAAAAACGCATTTTGGATACATATATGGCGTTGCTTTGTTTGGAACAGTCTCGCTGCACTGGCTATTCAAACTGATGTCTAATAACACCTCGGACAATAATCTCGACTTCTTAAGAACCGCGTCGGTTATAGGATACTGTTTGCTTCCCCTTGTTATTCTCAGTGGTATCGCTGTTCTCATTAGGCTGGACAACACTCTTGGTTATGTTTTAGCATgcttggccattttctggtgcacATTCTCTTCATCGGGTTTTTTCGTTCGTGTGCTCAACCTGAGTAATGCCAGACCTTTAGTTGCCTACCCTTTGGCGATGTTCTACTCTGTGTTTGCCCTGATGGCTATATTcgtggagaaaaaagaatgA
- a CDS encoding Her2p yields the protein MLRKLSLKYNIFTSIALTNLESNSVGSLAATSYALKDNIVTRDAPTTCSSKILANYVSPFESTVSRLLAEEGSQLVGKTNMDEFGMGNSSLNSHFGPTLNPLYEQKSDIVDLKEKEFWIRGEKITQDITFQKQDAGSYLHRKYLVPEVKLDYKIDPEMRIVGGSSGGSAAAVAADLVDYAIGTDTGGSVRLPSCYTSIFGFKPSYGRISRWGLIPYAQSLDTVGIMSKNIKLVRKVFSILDKHDTSDPTSISEEKRIYDDKVDSIIKIGIPAEMSFDGLENDVKEKWSKLLKRLQKLPNFELFLISLPSLSKSLPAYYTLVTSEASSNLARYDGIRYGYRTGEYTSLEPEFAKTRSEGFGAEVKRRIILGSYSLSSYGYNSHFMNATNVRSKLIQEFNSIFKGPHMLNKHRNPNGIDFILCPTATSLPPLVSQYQKITPVESYMNDILTVPFSLAGLPVINIPLGRSIGFQLAGQLGHDYKVLKLAQMMDELDIR from the coding sequence atGTTACGAAAGCTTAGCCTCAAGTACAACATATTTACGAGTATAGCACTTACCAACTTAGAAAGCAATTCAGTGGGGTCACTGGCAGCCACGTCTTATGCCTTGAAAGACAATATTGTTACTCGTGATGCGCCTACAACATGCTCCTCGAAAATTCTTGCCAATTATGTTTCTCCGTTTGAGTCCACGGTAAGCAGACTACTGGCCGAAGAGGGTTCGCAACTAGTTGGGAAGACAAACATGGATGAATTTGGCATGGGGAATTCTTCTCTGAACTCACACTTTGGGCCCACGCTAAATCCTTTGTACGAGCAAAAGTCAGACATAGTAgatctcaaagaaaaagagttCTGGATAAGAGGTGAAAAAATAACCCAGGATATCACCTTCCAAAAACAAGACGCAGGCAGTTATCTGCATCGAAAGTACCTAGTTCCCGAAGTCAAACTCGATTACAAAATTGACCCTGAAATGAGGATTGTTGGTGGATCTTCAGGAGGATCTGCTGCGGCAGTTGCAGCTGATTTAGTAGACTACGCTATAGGAACAGATACCGGAGGATCAGTCAGATTACCATCGTGCTATACATCCATATTTGGTTTCAAGCCATCCTACGGAAGAATCTCAAGATGGGGGTTGATACCGTACGCTCAATCGCTGGATACAGTTGGCATCATGTCTAAAAATATAAAGCTAGTCAGGAAAGTATTTTCTATACTCGACAAACATGACACCTCGGATCCAACGTCAATCTCAGAAGAGAAAAGAATATATGACGACAAGGTGGACTCGATAATAAAAATTGGTATTCCTGCAGAGATGAGCTTCGACGGCCTGGAGAATGATGTGAAAGAAAAATGGAGCAAATTGCTCAAACGGCTGCAGAAACTTCCCAACTTTGAACTGTTTCTGATCTCCTTGCCCTCGCTATCGAAGAGTCTCCCTGCATATTATACACTGGTGACTTCTGAGGCATCTTCCAATTTAGCCAGATACGATGGAATCAGGTACGGATATCGTACTGGCGAGTATACAAGCCTCGAGCCAGAGTTTGCCAAAACACGATCCGAGGGATTCGGTGCCGAAGTTAAACGTCGGATAATTCTGGGTTCATATTCTTTGTCCTCTTATGGTTACAATAGTCATTTCATGAATGCTACCAATGTAAGGTCGAAGCTGATTCAAGAATTCAATAGCATTTTCAAAGGGCCACACATGCTAAACAAACACCGCAATCCAAATGGCATCGACTTCATCTTGTGCCCAACCGCTACCTCCTTGCCACCTCTTGTGTCGCAATACCAAAAAATCACTCCCGTGGAGTCATATATGAACGATATCCTGACGGTCCCATTTTCTCTTGCCGGACTTCCTGTAATTAACATCCCACTTGGGAGATCGATAGGATTTCAACTTGCTGGACAATTAGGCCACGATTATAAAGTTTTGAAGCTGGCGCAAATGATGGATGAACTGGACATAAGATGA
- a CDS encoding Protein FMP42, translated as MPTTEESPLIPVATNPIKESLPPLRVRLFQVGCALTWCLFAAGPIFGFAALKPILIDQGIYREYCKENIDTGENDMCAERDLKLNFMFTIAAVITNATALVVGRVLDTFGPRVTGIVGAIVIFFASISLSQGQSITVFDPYLAGYIGLAFGGPFVFISSFQLANSFPGRSGTVLAFLTGAFDSSSALFLMYRLVYQHNWIQDLNLKKFFTAYLIVPIFILVCQLTVMPKKSYKTVETLAKIGETGIDETGLPMDPEDLRYSQARINAQRSRRPSIKSVRSNRSTKSVYEEIAENRLYEKSGGVSGVLHNKSLKEQMTSPWFTLMVCFATIQMLRVNYFVATIRSQMEYYFQDEAIAVQINKFFDVALPVGGVFAIPFIGVLLDNFKIVTVLSILLQISLLIGIFGMVPVQIVQYLGIVMLVVYRPFYYTAVSDYCAKVFGYRTFGTVYGSINCISGLFNVLQAPLDNATHTVFKMNPNPANTLLVGLTFIAGLALISYIKGQEIELKKRNIIDEAMHSDVVEIGD; from the coding sequence ATGCCTACTACGGAAGAGAGCCCCTTGATTCCTGTTGCAACAAATCCTATCAAGGAGTCTCTCCCTCCTTTGAGGGTCAGGTTGTTCCAGGTTGGATGCGCATTGACGTGGTGCTTGTTTGCTGCAGGCCCTATATTTGGATTTGCTGCATTGAAACCTATCTTGATCGATCAAGGCATTTACCGCGAATATTGCAAAGAAAACATAGATACTGGAGAGAATGACATGTGTGCTGAGCGTGACCTGAAACTCAACTTTATGTTCACCATCGCGGCAGTTATCACCAACGCTACAGCTTTGGTAGTTGGACGAGTGCTTGACACTTTCGGACCAAGAGTGACAGGAATAGTTGGCGCAATTGTGATATTCTTTGCTAGTATAAGTCTCTCACAAGGACAATCAATCACTGTATTTGATCCCTATCTTGCAGGCTACATCGGGCTTGCTTTTGGTGGTCCGTTCGTCTTCATCAGTTCGTTCCAGCTAGCCAACTCGTTCCCTGGAAGATCCGGCACTGTGTTAGCTTTCTTGACTGGAGCATTTGATTCTAGTTCAGCGTTGTTTCTGATGTACCGACTTGTGTACCAGCACAATTGGATTCAGGACTTGAATCTCAAGAAGTTTTTCACTGCTTATCTTATCGTGCCAATTTTCATATTGGTGTGTCAGCTCACAGTGATGCCCAAAAAGTCTTATAAAACAGTGGAAACCTTAGCTAAAATAGGAGAAACAGGAATCGACGAAACGGGTCTGCCAATGGATCCTGAGGATCTTAGATATTCTCAGGCCCGGATCAATGCTCAAAGATCGCGTAGGCCATCCATCAAATCTGTGAGATCTAATAGATCAACAAAGTCAGTGTATGAAGAGATTGCTGAGAACCGTCTATATGAGAAATCAGGAGGAGTTTCTGGAGTGCTGCATAACAAATCTTTGAAGGAACAAATGACATCTCCTTGGTTCACCCTTATGGTTTGTTTTGCCACCATTCAAATGCTTAGAGTCAATTATTTTGTGGCAACTATACGGTCCCAAATGGAATATTATTTCCAGGACGAAGCAATTGCCGTCCAAATCAATAAGTTCTTTGATGTTGCTCTTCCAGTTGGAGGCGTGTTTGCCATTCCTTTCATTGGCGTTTTGCTGGACAACTTCAAAATCGTGACAGTGTTATCGATCTTGCTTCAAATTTCGCTCTTGATAGGAATATTCGGAATGGTTCCTGTACAGATTGTGCAATACTTGGGTATTGTCATGCTCGTGGTTTATCGTCCATTCTACTACACAGCTGTTTCAGATTATTGCGCTAAAGTGTTTGGCTATCGAACTTTTGGAACGGTTTATGGGTCCATCAATTGCATCTCTGGATTATTTAATGTGCTACAGGCCCCTCTCGACAATGCTACACATACCGTATTCAAAATGAACCCTAATCCTGCTAACACGCTACTTGTTGGATTGACATTCATAGCCGGTCTTGCACTTATCAGTTATATCAAAGGACAAGAAATtgagctgaaaaagagaaacaTTATAGATGAAGCCATGCACAGTGACGTTGTGGAAATAGGAGATTAG